In Streptomyces sp. NBC_00448, the following are encoded in one genomic region:
- a CDS encoding dihydrodipicolinate synthase family protein, with the protein MTSPATPWRGVHVATPLPFHADLSVDYDAFAEHVRFLAAGGCDGVAPNGSLGEYQTLTPEERARVVETAVAAAPDGFGVMAGVGAYGALEARRWAEQAAQAGATSVLSLPPNTYRAEREAVVQHYREVAKAGLPVVAYNNPIDTKVDLTPELLAELFDEGTIVGVKEFTGDVRRAYRISELAPGLDILVGADDVLLELGMAGAVGWIAGYPNMIPRSTVELYRLATSGDPADLARALPVYRDLHPLLRWDSRTEFVQSIKLSMDLAGLRGGACRPPRLALSAEPAAQVTAETEAVLAKGYQ; encoded by the coding sequence ATGACCAGTCCCGCGACGCCCTGGCGTGGAGTTCACGTTGCCACGCCGCTGCCGTTCCACGCCGACCTGTCGGTGGACTACGACGCCTTCGCGGAGCACGTCCGTTTCCTGGCGGCGGGTGGGTGTGACGGGGTGGCGCCCAACGGTTCGCTGGGCGAGTACCAGACGCTGACCCCGGAGGAGCGGGCCCGTGTCGTGGAGACCGCGGTCGCGGCCGCGCCCGACGGGTTCGGAGTGATGGCCGGGGTCGGTGCGTACGGGGCCCTGGAGGCGCGCCGCTGGGCGGAGCAGGCCGCTCAGGCCGGGGCGACATCGGTGCTGTCGCTGCCGCCGAACACCTACCGGGCGGAGCGGGAGGCGGTGGTGCAGCACTACCGCGAGGTCGCCAAGGCGGGTCTGCCGGTGGTGGCGTACAACAACCCGATCGACACCAAGGTGGATCTCACCCCCGAACTGCTCGCGGAGCTCTTCGACGAGGGCACGATCGTGGGGGTCAAGGAGTTCACCGGTGACGTCCGCCGGGCTTACCGGATCAGCGAGCTGGCGCCGGGCCTGGACATCCTCGTGGGCGCCGACGACGTGCTGCTCGAACTGGGCATGGCCGGCGCGGTCGGCTGGATCGCCGGCTACCCCAACATGATCCCGCGGTCCACCGTCGAGCTCTACCGGCTGGCCACCTCCGGGGACCCGGCCGACCTCGCCCGGGCGCTGCCGGTCTACCGCGATCTGCATCCGCTGCTGCGCTGGGACTCCAGGACGGAGTTCGTGCAGTCGATCAAGCTGTCGATGGACCTGGCGGGGCTGCGCGGCGGCGCGTGCCGGCCGCCGCGGCTGGCGCTGTCCGCGGAGCCGGCGGCACAGGTGACCGCGGAGACCGAGGCGGTCCTCGCCAAGGGCTACCAGTGA
- a CDS encoding aminopeptidase P family protein, whose product MSDRKIPRLSEIPEFTAYMGAQWDTPDRTPAVVPGAVEAAAAHRARLAEALPGRTVVIAAGEAPTRSNDTAYAFRPDSDFYWLTGCAIENAVVVVRDGDAVLYMPLPAYPGEQAFWSDARYGELWVGAAPGTEDWARVLGIQVRALSALDERPGPDEETARTLASLRMYKDDWEIGQLRQAVDRTVEGFAEVVREIPTAIAGRGERWLQGTFDRFAHTYGNGPGYASIVGSGKHAPTLHWVRCDGPVLPGELLLLDMGVEVDSHYTADVTRTFPASGRFSPVQRQVHDLVEKAHRAGLAAVGPGRPFADFHHAAMEVIAHGLDDWGLLPVSVDEALSDTGQHHRRYLICGIGHHLGLDVHDCARAAPEAYQGATMGEGMVLTVEPGLYFHAHDLTVPPELRGIGVRIEDDLLVTAHGVEVLSDALPLDAGGLEEWMAGARGGATPSYAV is encoded by the coding sequence ATGAGTGACCGCAAGATTCCGCGACTGTCCGAAATCCCCGAGTTCACCGCCTACATGGGTGCCCAGTGGGACACCCCCGACCGCACGCCCGCGGTCGTCCCCGGCGCCGTCGAGGCCGCGGCCGCCCACCGGGCCAGGCTCGCGGAGGCGCTGCCCGGCCGGACCGTCGTGATCGCCGCCGGCGAGGCGCCGACCCGCAGCAACGACACCGCCTACGCCTTCCGCCCCGACAGCGACTTCTACTGGCTGACCGGCTGCGCGATCGAGAACGCCGTGGTCGTGGTCCGCGACGGCGACGCCGTCCTCTACATGCCGCTCCCCGCCTACCCCGGAGAGCAGGCGTTCTGGTCGGACGCCCGCTACGGCGAGCTGTGGGTCGGGGCCGCGCCCGGGACCGAGGACTGGGCGCGGGTGCTCGGCATCCAGGTGCGGGCGCTGTCGGCACTGGACGAGCGGCCGGGCCCCGACGAGGAGACCGCCCGGACGCTGGCCTCCTTGCGGATGTACAAGGACGACTGGGAGATCGGGCAGTTGCGGCAGGCGGTCGACCGCACCGTCGAGGGGTTCGCCGAGGTCGTCCGCGAGATCCCCACCGCGATAGCCGGGCGCGGCGAACGCTGGCTGCAGGGCACCTTCGACCGGTTCGCCCACACCTACGGCAACGGACCCGGCTACGCCTCCATCGTCGGCAGCGGCAAGCACGCGCCCACCCTGCACTGGGTGCGCTGCGACGGCCCGGTGCTGCCCGGGGAACTGCTGCTGCTGGACATGGGCGTGGAGGTCGACAGCCACTACACCGCCGACGTGACCCGGACCTTCCCCGCCTCGGGACGCTTCTCTCCGGTACAGCGCCAGGTGCACGACCTGGTGGAGAAGGCGCACCGGGCCGGCCTGGCCGCAGTGGGCCCCGGCCGCCCCTTCGCCGACTTCCACCACGCCGCGATGGAGGTGATCGCGCACGGCCTGGACGACTGGGGCCTGCTGCCGGTCTCCGTGGACGAGGCGCTGTCCGACACCGGCCAGCACCACCGCCGCTACCTGATCTGCGGCATCGGCCACCACCTCGGCCTGGACGTGCACGACTGCGCTCGGGCGGCCCCCGAGGCGTACCAGGGCGCGACCATGGGCGAGGGCATGGTGCTCACCGTCGAGCCAGGGCTGTACTTCCACGCCCACGACCTGACCGTCCCGCCGGAGCTGCGGGGGATCGGCGTGCGCATCGAGGACGACCTCCTCGTCACCGCTCACGGGGTGGAAGTGCTCTCCGACGCGCTGCCGTTGGACGCCGGTGGCCTGGAGGAGTGGATGGCGGGAGCGAGGGGCGGGGCAACTCCTAGCTATGCAGTGTGA
- a CDS encoding LacI family DNA-binding transcriptional regulator encodes MAAARRPAASRAGRGAVTIEDVAKAAGVSRQTVSNVLNAPARVRAGTLTRVQAAIEELGYRPDQSARSLRTGERRTLAYLAPVDSPSDPNPLMGGFLEALVDAAGDEGYRILLFRPSPGTLDSRPAIDEVIAGRQADGFLLADVLRSDYRVDHLVRAGVPFAVFGRTDPGLPQHWVDLDNKSAMRAVAAHLAAQGHRRVGYLGAASELPWTADRREGFRVGLRDHGLEGTSALEPLDPTDPADTVEAVHALLRSSQRPTAIAAASDMLAVTAYEAIRAAGLVVGRDVAVVGCHDIPLCRILTPALTSVRLPLRTIASGLVARLLAQIRGERAPGQGLLLPGELVVRASSSRVVEA; translated from the coding sequence ATGGCGGCAGCACGTCGGCCGGCGGCATCGCGCGCGGGCCGCGGCGCGGTCACCATCGAGGACGTCGCCAAGGCGGCAGGGGTCTCCCGGCAGACCGTGTCGAACGTCCTCAACGCGCCCGCCCGGGTCCGGGCCGGCACCCTGACCCGGGTGCAGGCCGCGATCGAGGAACTCGGCTACCGCCCGGACCAGTCGGCGCGCTCGCTGCGGACCGGCGAGCGCCGCACCCTGGCCTACCTCGCCCCGGTGGACAGCCCCTCGGACCCGAATCCCCTCATGGGCGGCTTCCTCGAGGCGCTGGTCGACGCGGCGGGAGACGAGGGCTACCGCATCCTGCTCTTCCGGCCGTCGCCGGGCACCCTGGACTCGCGTCCCGCGATCGACGAGGTGATCGCGGGCCGCCAGGCCGACGGGTTCCTCCTCGCCGACGTGCTGCGGTCGGACTACCGCGTGGACCATCTGGTTCGGGCGGGGGTGCCGTTCGCCGTCTTCGGGCGTACCGACCCCGGCCTGCCACAGCACTGGGTGGACCTGGACAACAAGAGCGCGATGAGGGCCGTCGCCGCGCACCTGGCGGCGCAGGGCCACCGGCGTGTCGGATACCTGGGCGCCGCCTCCGAACTGCCGTGGACAGCCGACCGCCGCGAGGGGTTCCGCGTCGGGCTGCGCGACCACGGGCTGGAAGGCACCTCGGCCCTGGAACCGCTCGACCCCACCGACCCGGCGGACACGGTGGAGGCCGTCCACGCCTTGCTGCGCAGCTCGCAACGCCCCACGGCGATCGCGGCGGCGAGCGACATGCTCGCCGTCACCGCGTACGAGGCGATCCGTGCGGCGGGGCTGGTGGTCGGGCGGGATGTGGCGGTCGTGGGCTGCCACGACATCCCGCTGTGCCGCATCCTCACCCCTGCCCTCACCTCGGTGCGCCTGCCGCTGCGGACCATCGCGTCCGGCCTGGTGGCCCGGCTCCTGGCGCAGATCCGCGGTGAACGGGCCCCGGGGCAAGGCCTGTTGCTCCCCGGCGAGCTCGTCGTCCGTGCCAGCAGCTCCCGCGTCGTCGAAGCCTGA
- a CDS encoding glycoside hydrolase family 36 protein: MTEARTEVQEVWEPYARSGPARPRLEAMPASGVDLLVAGNAGVSELSEGVTEVTVVPEGSEVGPVRLEWRLPCVDATAFWTPYGNGAGGWLPASWSAPQRIDLSRGAPIAALVGTGDTGLCCFAADRTDVEAGGGVVEETGEFRFWLRADGPLTVRIDTSRRHFGTCLRELTCWWEELLPDEVIVPDAARRPAYSTWYSMHQELSPQRLEEQAALAGPLGMEVLIVDDGWMTADRTRGYGHCGAWDPVSLPDTAAHVEAVHRLGLAYMLWYALPFVGRQSPVWDRFQPYVLDRLDHLDAIVVDPRYPDVRAYLTGRVACAVEEWGMDGLKLDFVDRFHVPDAPAPGPQADCATVDEGVSALLAEIRRRITAATPGAMIETRQPYVSPGLWPYTTMIRAVDCPLSPGENRQHTIDTRLVSGPLAVHSDMLMWHPAEPPEQVACHLINVLFAVPQISVDLRTLTEGQRDALAFWLRVMREHHEVLQLGTLRPARPDLGYPLVRADLGTVAAVARYAALPVAVDGDWRRLLIANADADPVVVLTAGTGTGAARVADASGRTVWQGAIALSGECGESIKVSVPRGGLLTLDR; the protein is encoded by the coding sequence ATGACCGAAGCACGGACCGAAGTACAGGAAGTCTGGGAGCCCTACGCCCGTTCGGGCCCGGCACGCCCCCGGCTGGAGGCGATGCCCGCGAGCGGCGTCGACCTGCTCGTCGCCGGCAACGCCGGCGTCAGCGAACTGTCCGAAGGAGTCACGGAGGTGACGGTCGTTCCGGAGGGCTCCGAGGTGGGGCCGGTGCGCCTGGAGTGGCGGCTGCCCTGCGTGGACGCCACCGCCTTCTGGACCCCGTACGGCAACGGCGCGGGCGGCTGGCTGCCCGCCTCGTGGTCGGCGCCGCAGCGCATCGACCTGTCCCGTGGCGCCCCGATCGCCGCTCTGGTGGGCACCGGCGACACCGGACTGTGCTGCTTCGCGGCCGACCGCACCGACGTGGAAGCCGGCGGCGGCGTCGTGGAGGAGACCGGGGAGTTCCGGTTCTGGCTGCGCGCGGACGGACCGCTGACGGTTCGCATCGACACCTCGCGCCGCCACTTCGGTACCTGCCTGCGGGAGTTGACCTGCTGGTGGGAGGAGTTGCTGCCCGACGAGGTGATCGTGCCCGACGCGGCCCGGCGCCCGGCCTACTCCACCTGGTACTCGATGCACCAGGAACTCTCCCCGCAGCGCCTGGAGGAGCAGGCGGCGCTCGCCGGGCCGCTCGGCATGGAGGTCCTGATCGTCGACGACGGGTGGATGACCGCCGACCGCACCCGCGGCTACGGCCACTGCGGGGCCTGGGACCCGGTGTCGCTGCCCGACACCGCCGCGCACGTCGAGGCCGTGCACCGGCTCGGCCTGGCGTACATGCTCTGGTACGCGTTGCCGTTCGTCGGCCGCCAGAGCCCGGTCTGGGACCGGTTCCAGCCGTACGTCCTGGACCGCCTGGACCACCTCGACGCGATCGTGGTCGATCCACGCTACCCCGACGTGCGGGCCTACCTGACCGGCCGCGTCGCGTGTGCTGTCGAGGAGTGGGGAATGGACGGCCTCAAGCTCGACTTCGTCGACCGGTTCCACGTTCCCGACGCACCCGCCCCCGGTCCGCAGGCGGACTGCGCGACGGTCGACGAGGGGGTGAGCGCGCTGCTCGCCGAGATCCGCCGTCGGATCACGGCCGCCACGCCAGGGGCGATGATCGAGACCCGCCAGCCGTACGTCTCGCCTGGTCTGTGGCCGTACACCACGATGATCCGCGCGGTGGACTGCCCTCTCAGCCCCGGCGAGAACCGGCAGCACACCATCGACACCCGGCTGGTGTCAGGACCGCTCGCGGTGCACTCCGACATGCTGATGTGGCACCCCGCCGAGCCGCCCGAGCAGGTCGCCTGCCACCTGATCAACGTGCTCTTCGCCGTCCCGCAGATCTCCGTCGACCTGCGGACGCTCACCGAGGGGCAGCGCGACGCGCTCGCCTTCTGGCTGCGGGTCATGCGGGAGCACCACGAGGTGCTGCAGCTCGGCACCCTGCGGCCGGCCCGGCCCGACCTCGGCTACCCGCTCGTCCGGGCGGACCTGGGCACAGTCGCGGCGGTGGCCCGGTACGCGGCGCTGCCGGTCGCGGTCGACGGGGACTGGCGCAGGCTGCTGATCGCCAACGCCGACGCTGATCCCGTCGTCGTCCTCACCGCAGGCACCGGCACGGGGGCCGCACGCGTGGCCGACGCCTCGGGACGTACCGTGTGGCAGGGCGCGATCGCACTGTCCGGGGAGTGCGGGGAGAGCATCAAGGTCAGCGTTCCGCGCGGCGGTCTTCTGACACTCGACCGCTGA
- a CDS encoding carbohydrate ABC transporter permease has protein sequence MTIVNHADGAHRQGSDQSAGPRKPGSSEGPVRKARRGGWTLTLVLAAVTGLSVGPFYWLLVTSTQADSDIYAWPPKLLPAGHLIQNLRDLQEKIGLLRVLGNSLLLAGLQTVGALVIALLAGYAFAKFRFRGRSLLFALLLSTLVVPDQVTLVPLFQMMMRFHLIDSYASIVLPGLCVPFAIFLMRQALSSLPDELLDAARVDGAGELRVLVSVVIPVMRPVLAALSVFLFLGSWNQFVWPLITLRDPQHYTLPVALATLHGVESNTDYGAIVAGTALSTVPMMILFLVLQRQFIAGLLAGATKG, from the coding sequence ATGACCATCGTGAACCACGCCGACGGGGCCCACCGTCAAGGCAGCGACCAGAGTGCCGGTCCCCGGAAGCCGGGCTCCTCGGAGGGTCCCGTCCGGAAGGCCCGCCGGGGCGGGTGGACCCTCACCCTGGTACTGGCCGCCGTGACCGGTCTGTCCGTCGGCCCCTTCTACTGGCTGCTGGTGACCTCCACGCAGGCGGACAGCGACATCTACGCGTGGCCGCCGAAGCTGCTGCCCGCGGGGCACCTGATCCAGAACCTGCGGGACCTCCAGGAGAAGATCGGCCTGCTCAGGGTGCTCGGCAACTCCCTGCTGCTGGCCGGCCTGCAGACCGTGGGCGCCCTGGTGATCGCGCTGCTCGCGGGCTACGCGTTCGCCAAGTTCCGCTTCCGCGGCCGCAGTCTGCTCTTCGCGCTGCTGCTGTCCACGCTCGTCGTGCCGGACCAGGTCACCTTGGTGCCGCTGTTCCAGATGATGATGAGGTTCCACCTCATCGACAGCTACGCGTCGATCGTGCTGCCCGGCCTGTGCGTGCCGTTCGCGATCTTCCTGATGCGGCAGGCACTCAGCTCGCTGCCCGACGAACTCCTCGACGCGGCACGGGTGGACGGCGCGGGCGAGCTGCGTGTGCTGGTCAGCGTGGTGATACCGGTGATGCGTCCGGTGCTGGCGGCCCTGAGCGTCTTCCTCTTCCTGGGCTCGTGGAACCAGTTCGTCTGGCCGCTGATCACCCTGCGCGACCCGCAGCACTACACCCTGCCGGTGGCGCTGGCCACGCTGCACGGAGTGGAGAGCAACACCGACTACGGCGCGATCGTCGCCGGCACCGCGCTGTCCACCGTGCCGATGATGATCCTCTTCCTCGTGCTGCAACGGCAGTTCATCGCCGGCCTGCTGGCCGGAGCCACCAAGGGCTGA
- a CDS encoding carbohydrate ABC transporter permease, which produces MTFTAARGASAVPRRPRPGTARRHALPYLLLAPALITFAVFKAYPILDSLRISFTTGTGSASHDAGWANYRRMLHDPLFWTALRNTGEILAVQVPLMLGLALLLALGINSALVRMRAVWRLGVFMPAVTGLVATGVMFSFLLNTDQGALNWVLHSIGLPKVDWLGQPFWARIAVVLVLTWHYTGYNAVIYLAGLQGIPRDLHEAAMVDGAGPLRRFWSVTLPSLRPILLFTVVLSTIGTLQLFDEPYVLTQGGPDNATLTVSMYLYQNAFHYFDFGYASAIAYGLTVLVVLLGAVQMRLMGERE; this is translated from the coding sequence ATGACGTTCACCGCCGCGCGCGGCGCGTCGGCCGTACCGCGCCGCCCAAGGCCGGGGACGGCCCGCCGCCACGCCCTCCCCTACCTGCTGCTCGCCCCCGCGCTGATCACCTTCGCGGTCTTCAAGGCGTATCCGATCCTCGACTCGCTGCGGATCTCCTTCACCACCGGCACGGGGTCGGCCTCGCACGACGCCGGCTGGGCCAACTACCGCCGGATGCTGCACGATCCGCTGTTCTGGACGGCCCTGCGGAACACCGGGGAGATCCTCGCCGTCCAGGTGCCGCTGATGCTCGGGCTCGCGCTGCTCCTCGCACTCGGCATCAACTCCGCGCTGGTCAGGATGCGTGCCGTGTGGCGGCTGGGCGTCTTCATGCCGGCGGTGACCGGGCTGGTCGCGACCGGTGTGATGTTCTCGTTCCTGCTCAACACCGACCAGGGCGCGCTGAACTGGGTGCTGCACTCGATCGGCCTGCCCAAGGTCGACTGGCTGGGGCAGCCGTTCTGGGCGAGGATCGCGGTGGTCCTCGTGTTGACCTGGCACTACACCGGTTACAACGCCGTCATCTACCTGGCCGGGTTGCAGGGCATCCCGCGCGACCTGCACGAGGCCGCGATGGTCGACGGCGCGGGCCCGCTTCGCCGCTTCTGGTCGGTCACGCTTCCCTCGCTGCGGCCGATCCTGCTCTTCACCGTCGTCCTGTCCACCATCGGCACGCTTCAACTGTTCGACGAGCCCTACGTGTTGACACAGGGGGGCCCGGACAACGCGACCCTCACGGTGTCGATGTACCTGTACCAGAACGCCTTTCACTACTTCGACTTCGGCTACGCCTCCGCCATCGCCTACGGGCTCACCGTGCTCGTGGTGCTGCTGGGTGCGGTGCAGATGCGGCTGATGGGAGAGCGGGAATGA
- a CDS encoding ABC transporter substrate-binding protein: protein MSESSPLSGGPARPALRHPSRRALLRGSSGAALALAAGAALSACGSSSGGGQGGDAATGKVTVWSWTTAATALRSVVPAFEKAHPDITVDVVDVGNPAIWDKITVGLASGGQGLADVLHIGCDYLPGYLEKFPGGLADLSALGADRYKGAFASGLWPVVSGKNGHVYAMPWEVNPLGFYYRKDLFDRAGIDPTAYRTWDDVIASAGRFRHANPGCYLIGIDKSATTAPDCDFLQSLMQLQGAFYFDLQGRVTLGSPQAVKALTVIKELNDAGLVGDASGDHGWSNLVKADKVAVSPLPAWAAHYLETEFPKQKGQWRLTRPPAVTPGGKRAAIVNSTHLAVAASSKRRRAAFAFVEFALTRPDSMNRMFRAGGVFPALTAAYSDPMYAQPDPYYGGQPVLRTFTGLLGEGADATNYSGDYARALKLASDAQVKMFLKGGDPATVLHSAAQQLAQQSGRRIA from the coding sequence GTGTCCGAATCCTCTCCCCTGTCAGGCGGGCCGGCCCGCCCAGCGCTCCGCCACCCGTCCCGCCGGGCTCTGCTGCGCGGGTCCTCCGGAGCCGCCCTCGCCCTGGCCGCGGGCGCCGCACTGTCCGCCTGCGGCAGTTCGAGCGGCGGCGGGCAGGGCGGCGACGCGGCTACCGGCAAGGTCACCGTGTGGTCCTGGACCACGGCGGCCACCGCGCTCAGAAGCGTGGTCCCGGCCTTCGAGAAGGCCCATCCCGACATCACCGTCGACGTGGTGGACGTCGGCAACCCGGCGATATGGGACAAGATCACCGTCGGGCTGGCGTCCGGCGGGCAGGGGCTCGCCGACGTGCTGCACATCGGGTGCGACTACCTGCCCGGCTACCTGGAGAAGTTCCCCGGCGGGCTGGCGGACCTGTCCGCGCTCGGCGCCGACCGGTACAAGGGGGCCTTCGCGAGCGGGCTGTGGCCGGTCGTGAGCGGCAAGAACGGGCACGTGTACGCCATGCCGTGGGAGGTCAACCCGCTCGGCTTCTACTACCGCAAGGACCTCTTCGACCGGGCCGGCATCGACCCGACCGCGTACCGCACCTGGGACGACGTGATCGCCTCCGCGGGACGGTTCCGGCACGCCAACCCCGGCTGCTACCTGATCGGCATCGACAAGTCGGCCACCACGGCCCCCGACTGCGACTTCCTGCAGTCGCTGATGCAACTCCAGGGTGCCTTCTACTTCGACCTCCAGGGCCGGGTCACACTCGGCTCGCCGCAGGCCGTCAAGGCCCTCACCGTGATCAAGGAACTCAACGACGCCGGACTGGTCGGCGATGCCTCGGGGGACCACGGCTGGTCCAATCTCGTCAAGGCCGACAAGGTCGCCGTGTCGCCGCTGCCCGCCTGGGCGGCGCACTACCTGGAGACGGAGTTCCCGAAGCAGAAGGGGCAGTGGCGGCTGACCCGGCCGCCGGCGGTCACGCCGGGAGGCAAGCGGGCCGCCATCGTCAACTCCACGCACCTGGCGGTCGCCGCGTCCAGCAAGCGGCGCCGGGCGGCGTTCGCGTTCGTCGAGTTCGCCCTCACCCGGCCGGACTCCATGAACAGGATGTTCCGCGCCGGCGGCGTCTTCCCGGCGCTCACCGCCGCGTACTCCGACCCGATGTACGCCCAGCCGGACCCGTACTACGGCGGCCAGCCGGTACTCCGGACCTTCACCGGGCTGCTCGGCGAGGGCGCCGACGCCACCAACTACTCCGGCGACTACGCGCGGGCGCTCAAGCTCGCCAGTGACGCGCAGGTCAAGATGTTCCTGAAGGGCGGCGACCCGGCGACCGTGCTGCACAGCGCCGCACAGCAGTTGGCCCAGCAGAGCGGGCGGCGGATCGCATGA
- a CDS encoding aminotransferase class V-fold PLP-dependent enzyme has translation MNDQIPSPVTRSPAGADGLAGQEAAYLREFREPIGYLDFARFGPVSAGVAATVERAARAIHTEGLPALRALDAEADAARRAAARLLHAAEHEVAFVGSTSHGLFAAAYALRGPGEVLVCRRDFPAALYPWLRAAPRGGLAVRRLDGPPTAHAVRARLHPGVRAVCVSAVDSVTGFRAPLGAIKEVIGPHRVLVVDAVQAVGAVPIEAEAADILAGGGQKWLRAGWGAALLLVRDRVAGMLEPGLGGWSGVRDPLEGFDHPKPPLAGAAAHTFTNPDGPAVAALGTGISLALRFGVQRIFERATTALELLLDTARSQGCACDRGGPRPELRSAIARFRMPGDPGALHGRLLDAGLTTTLRGGWVRLSPHASTGVEAAHLLASVLRDVRRAPA, from the coding sequence TTGAACGATCAAATCCCCTCTCCTGTCACCAGGAGCCCGGCCGGCGCCGACGGCCTTGCCGGCCAGGAGGCGGCCTACCTCCGGGAGTTCAGGGAGCCGATCGGCTATCTGGACTTCGCACGGTTCGGGCCCGTCTCGGCAGGCGTGGCGGCGACCGTCGAGCGCGCCGCGCGGGCGATCCACACCGAGGGGCTGCCCGCCCTGCGGGCACTGGACGCCGAGGCGGACGCCGCCCGGCGCGCCGCGGCGCGGCTGCTGCACGCGGCGGAGCACGAGGTGGCGTTCGTCGGTTCCACCTCGCACGGGCTGTTCGCCGCCGCGTACGCGCTGCGCGGCCCAGGCGAGGTGCTCGTGTGTCGCCGGGACTTCCCCGCGGCGCTGTACCCGTGGCTGCGGGCCGCCCCACGCGGCGGGCTCGCGGTGCGCCGGCTCGACGGTCCGCCGACCGCGCACGCGGTACGGGCCCGGCTGCATCCCGGCGTGCGGGCGGTGTGCGTGAGCGCGGTGGACTCGGTCACCGGCTTCCGGGCGCCGCTCGGCGCCATCAAGGAGGTGATCGGCCCGCACCGGGTGCTCGTGGTGGACGCGGTCCAGGCCGTCGGCGCGGTGCCGATCGAGGCCGAGGCGGCCGACATACTGGCCGGCGGCGGGCAGAAGTGGCTGCGCGCCGGCTGGGGCGCGGCGCTGCTGCTGGTAAGGGACCGGGTCGCGGGGATGCTGGAGCCCGGACTCGGTGGCTGGTCGGGGGTGCGGGACCCGCTGGAAGGCTTCGACCATCCCAAGCCGCCGCTGGCGGGCGCCGCCGCCCACACGTTCACCAATCCCGACGGCCCGGCCGTCGCCGCGCTGGGCACGGGGATCTCGCTGGCGCTGCGCTTCGGCGTCCAGCGGATCTTCGAACGGGCCACGACGGCACTGGAGTTGCTGCTCGACACCGCCCGGTCGCAGGGCTGCGCCTGCGACCGCGGCGGCCCGCGGCCCGAACTACGCAGCGCCATCGCGCGGTTCCGGATGCCCGGTGACCCCGGGGCTCTGCACGGCCGCCTGCTGGACGCCGGGCTCACCACGACCCTGCGGGGCGGCTGGGTCCGGCTGTCACCGCACGCCAGCACCGGCGTTGAGGCCGCACACCTGCTGGCCTCCGTGCTGCGGGACGTACGGCGGGCCCCCGCCTGA